From a single Gavia stellata isolate bGavSte3 chromosome 37, bGavSte3.hap2, whole genome shotgun sequence genomic region:
- the OVOL2 gene encoding LOW QUALITY PROTEIN: transcription factor Ovo-like 2 (The sequence of the model RefSeq protein was modified relative to this genomic sequence to represent the inferred CDS: substituted 1 base at 1 genomic stop codon) — MAGGKVPPGAEREGPFAGLYAKRRSSKTLPRHCRGPVPFGGVQLCLAHACSFPSFLVHFSIPPYETFLPPPPSPSPPLPFPSPRLRASARCVRSRSPRTAAQRPRPTGLRAGXAAAPLRSVPCRAVPSRAVPSRAEPPALAMPRAFLVKRRSPQPAVRSWDGLPDEERADTYIPGGIGCVVLGFEDSCSLESSGSSGTRDAEPSHPPTPQPTPGPLGTAGGMLLDLAGKRPVVRSKIKFTTGTCNDATVHSCELCGKGFRLQRMLNRHIKCHSQVKRHLCTFCGKGFNDTFDLKRHVRTHTGIRPYKCEVCNKAFTQRCSLESHLKKIHGVQQQYAYKQRRDKLYVCEDCGYTGPTQEDLYLHVSNVHPGSAFLKKTSKKLAAVLQNKLSPVLQRNSKGDDKDE, encoded by the exons ATGGCTGGGGGCAAGGTCCCACCGGGGGCCGAGCGGGAAGGTCCCTTTGCTGGACTCTATGCTAAAAGGCGCAGCTCGAAGACGTTGCCGCGGCATTGCCGAGGGCCTGTGCCTTTCGGcggtgttcagctctgcctggct CACGCATGCTCCTTCCCAAGTTTCCTGGTGCATTTTTCTATTCCACCTTATGAAactttcctccccccccccccctccccttcccctcccctccccttcccctccccgcgCCTCCGCGCCTCTGCCCGGTGCGTGCGGTCCCGCTCCCCGCGGACGGCAGCGCAGCGCCCGCGCCCCACCGGGCTGCGGGCGGGGTGAgctgccgctccgctccgctccgtgccgtgccgagccgtgccgagccgtgccgtgccgagccgagccgagccccctGCCCTCGCCATGCCCAGAGCCTTCCTGGTGAAGCGCCGGAGCCCGCAGCCGGCGGTGCGCAGCTGGGATGGGCTGCCCGACGAGGAGAGAGCCGACACCTACATCCCAG GCGGGATCGGCTGCGTGGTGCTGGGCTTCGAggacagctgcagcctggagagcAGCGGGAGCAGCGGGACCCGCGACGCCGAGCCCAGCCACCCCCCGACGCCCCAACCCACCCCCGGCCCCCTGGGCACGGCCGGGGGGATGCTGCTGGACCTGGCCGGCAAGCGCCCCGTGGTCAGGTCGAAAATCAAG TTCACCACCGGCACCTGTAACGATGCTACGGTGCATAGCTGCGAGCTGTGCGGCAAAGGCTTTCGCTTGCAGCGGATGCTCAACCGTCACATCAAGTGTCACAGCCAGGTGAAGAGACACTTGTGCACCTTCTGCGGAAAAGGCTTCAACGACACCTTTGATCTGAAAAGACACGTCCGGACCCATACCG GAATTCGTCCTTACAAATGCGAGGTTTGCAACAAAGCCTTCACCCAGCGCTGCTCCCTGGAGTCCCACCTTAAGAAGATTCACGGCGTGCAGCAGCAATACGCCTACAAACAGAGGCGAGATAAACTTTACGTGTGCGAAGACTGCGGCTACACGGGCCCCACGCAGGAGGACCTGTACCTGCACGTTAGTAACGTTCACCCCGGAAGCgctttcctgaaaaaaacctccaaaaaacTCGCGGCGGTTTTGCAAAACAAACTGAGCCCTGTCCTGCAGAGGAACTCCAAAGGTGACGACAAAGATGAGTAA
- the MGME1 gene encoding mitochondrial genome maintenance exonuclease 1, which produces MLLVRMKFLQLLSRKPGKLEMLFQIPFCQKQFPYMCLATSTCLHSKKKKLNSYEQVDQEKYKNLVYSVTSYKTSAQTPETIFEEDNLLYGPPDKHRPLVKAETKTPKNWVPLINPNKRIPLLNSDSNLPVKISLQKTKIPSVTRILQQTISPQQAFYLERWKQKMILELGKDGFAEYTKNLFLQGELFHAALESIFLSEETATKEQREDVAISGYLSSVQHVLKDISEVKALESAVQHETLQYLGLVDCVAKYRGQLCVIDWKTSEKPKPFLRNTFDNPLQVAAYIGAINHDANYDFQVSCGLIVVAYKNGSPAHPHFMDPDLCSQYWNKWLLRLEEYMDRN; this is translated from the exons ATGCTTCTTGTCAGAATGAAATTCCTACAGCTACTGTCCAGGAAACCTGGGAAActggaaatgctttttcaaatacCTTTTTGCCAAAAGCAATTCCCATATATGTGTCTGGCTACCTCCACTTGTCTTcacagtaagaagaaaaaactgaacAGTTATGAACAAGTTGAccaagaaaaatacaagaacttGGTCTACTCTGTTACATCTTACAAAACCAGCGCCCAAACACCAGAGACAATATTTGAAGAAGACAATTTGTTATACGGGCCACCGGATAAACACAGACCTCTAGttaaagctgaaacaaaaactCCCAAGAACTGGGTTCCTTTAATAAACCCCAACAAGAGAATTCCCCTTCTCAACAGTGATTCAAACCTCCCCGTGAAAATCTccttacaaaaaacaaaaatccccagtGTTACCCGTATCCTTCAGCAGACTATTTCTCCGCAGCAAGCCTTTTATCTAGAAAGATGGAAGCAGAAAATGATACTGGAACTTGGAAAAGATGGTTTTGCAGAGTATACTAAAA aTCTTTTCCTCCAAGGAGAGCTCTTTCATGCAGCTTTGGAATCTATATTCCTGTCTGAAGAGACGGCAACTAAGGAGCAGAGAGAAGATGTTGCTATTTCCGGCTACTTATCAAGTGTGCAACATGTCTTAAAAGATATCAGCGAAGTGAAAGCTCTGGAAAGCGCCGTTCAGCATGAGACTCTTCAGTACCTGGGCCTGGTAGACTGTGTGGCTAAGTATCG AGGCCAGTTGTGTGTGATCGACTGGAAAACTTCGGAGAAACCAAAGCCGTTTCTGAGGAATACTTTTGACAACCCATTACAGGTTGCGGCATATATTGGAGCCATAAATCATGATGCCAATTATGACTTCCAG GTTAGCTGCGGACTCATTGTGGTTGCCTATAAGAACGGCTCCCCTGCGCATCCGCATTTCATGGATCCCGATCTGTGCTCGCAGTACTGGAATAAGTGGCTTTTGCGCCTTGAAGAGTACATGGACAGAAACTGA